A DNA window from Pogona vitticeps strain Pit_001003342236 chromosome 2, PviZW2.1, whole genome shotgun sequence contains the following coding sequences:
- the LOC110071337 gene encoding uncharacterized protein LOC110071337, translating to MCTPDYSRTGRINSRDKQNQGTEHGKSSTMYKNCTPCEKPLRGEKEYKCMECGKSFSQSSHLRRHQRAHTEKKPYECMTCGRIFSHSSNLSVHERTHTGEKPYKCMECGKSFSQSCNLRSHQRTHTREKPYKCMECGKNFTNSSQLRRHQSAHTGKKPYKCMTCGRSFNKSGNLSDHERTHTGEKPYKCMECGLSFGHSSSLRSHVRTHTREKPYKCMECGKSFSKSSGLSRHQRAHTGKKPYKCMACGRSFSQSGNLNEHERTHTGEKPYKCMECGKSFSQRGTLSSHQRTHTGEKPYKCMECGKSFSHGSTLSSHHRTHLGEKP from the coding sequence ATGTGTACCCCAGATTACAGTAGAACTGGAAGAATCAACTCAAGGGACAAACAAAATCAAGGGACAGAACACGGGAAGAGCAGCACCATGTACAAAAATTGTACTCCATGTGAAAAACCACTGAGAGGGGAGAAAgagtataaatgcatggaatgtggaaagagcttcagtcagagcagtcacctcAGGAGACATCAAAGAGCTCACACAGAGAAGAAACCTTATGAATGCATGACATGTGGAAGGATCTTCAGCCATAGCAGTAACCTTAGtgtacatgaaagaactcacaccggggagaaaccctataaatgcatggaatgtggaaagagtttcagtcagagctGTAACcttcgttcacatcaaagaactcacaccagggagaaaccctataaatgcatggaatgtggaaagaacttcaccAACAGCAGCCAACTCAGGAGACATCAAAGTgctcacacagggaagaaaccttacaaatgcatGACATGTGGAAGGAGCTTCAATAAAAGTGGTAACCTTAGTGaccatgaaagaactcacaccggggagaaaccctataaatgcatggaatgcggattAAGCTTCGGTCACTCAAGTAGCCTTAGGTCACATGTAAGAACTCACACaagggagaaaccctataaatgcatggaatgtggaaagagcttcagcaaAAGCAGTGGCCTCAGCAGACATCAAAGAgctcacacagggaagaaaccttacaaatgcatggcatgtggaaggagcttcagtcaAAGTGGTAACCTTAAtgaacatgaaagaactcacaccggggaaaaaccctataaatgcatggaatgtggcaagagtttcagtcagagaggtacccttagttcacatcaaagaactcatacaggggagaaaccctataaatgcatggaatgtggaaagagctttagtcatggTTCTACCCTGAGTTCTCATCATAGAACTCATCtgggggagaaaccatag